In Arvicanthis niloticus isolate mArvNil1 chromosome 16, mArvNil1.pat.X, whole genome shotgun sequence, the sequence ATGGACAGGCCTTGCAGCTGGACAAGGTACAGGCCTGTAACAGGAGAAAAAAGGTCTTGGCTAGATGTTATGCTTGTCAGAGGGCCAGCTGCAGCTCAGCCGGTAGCTGAGTTTAATTCAGCACCGTGGTTGGGAAACATGTTTCCTACCAGATGCCAATGTTAGGTAGTGTTTGTGGAGGTGAGGTGAAGTATCTATTCCCCAGAAGAAGTATCCATTCTCAGAGCGTTGCCTTGAGGGCAGAACTGCCACAGAGACTCCGCTGTCAGTCCAGGGAAGGAACAAGGCTTTTGTTTTTAGGTCTAGTTGAGGATAGACCAGTAACAGATTCTGGGCCTTCTGTGAGGCTGTAGGCCTTGAAGAGTGGGTAGTTATTCCATGCAGAAACCCCTTTGCAGAGGCAGGGCATAGTATAGTGTGGTGATGAAGTGATGAATCAGGCAGAGAGGGGGAGCTGCAGTGAGCGCCTGTAAGGACTTGAGAAAAGGCTGGAAAGACAGGTTGGGTCCTAGAGGAAGTACTGCGTGCCAGCTTAATATGACCTCATTCCTAGCTGATCGGAATCTTTTGTCTGAGGAGACTATAAATTCCTTGAGGTATCGCGTCTTTCCAACCGAGAGTCTCCAGGGCTTTTACAATTGTAGCATTCGGTAAATTTTCGTTGAAAGTTTCCAAAAAAATCTTAAGGCAACAGAAGCAGTGAGTTTGGGCGATGATGTTGCAGCATCAGGACTGTCGTTAAGAGTTGTTAGGAGCAAAGCCCTGAGGCTGTGAAGcagccaggacagtcagggtgAAGGGTTACTCAGTCTGAACCAGAGAGGGcctgaaaacaagacaaaacagaagcTTTCCTGCTCAGCCCGGAATGACAGACAAGAAGTTAGGTGCGGAGAGTGAGGGGCCACACTTCATCCGGGAGAATGGGAGGCTTTTCTTATAGAAGTGGATTGAGAGATGCAGAATTTAACAATGGAGTGAGTGCCAGGTGGGGCAGGCAGAGAACCCACGTGGCTCAACTCAAGGGATCTATTCACCCACGCTGTTCTCGGTGAGTGGTGCCGCACTGTGTTGTCACAGTCTCACGTCCCCTGACAGATCAGACAGAAGTGGAGGACCAGAGTCCAGAGAGAGGGCTGATTTCCTGAAAAGAGTTTActgtgtctcctcctctcttacttgcctctcccctccccagctgTGCCTCTGTTGAGTTTGTCATTTCCTCTGCCCTCTAGTTCCCTGGCTGGTCCCTGGGCTCAGAAGGCTCCCTCGTCATTGCCCTGGGGAATGAGGATGCCTTGGGAGAATACTCCTGCACCCCCTACAACAGTCTTGGTACAGCTGGACCCTCCCCTGTGACCCGAGTGCTGCTCAAGGTGAGGCTCTCAGCAAATGAGCTGTGGTTCGTACCAGGTGGCTGAATGTCTGAACCTTGTCAGCAGGGTGGAGTGAGGCAGAGAGCTGTGGGAGGGGCTCCTGTGTCTGTTTTTTTGTGGTGGTCATAGCAACAGCCAGCAGAATACACAGAGATGATACTGGGCAGTGGGACATCAGCCACGTACACATTCACAGAAGGAGATCTGCATCGTCTCAGTCCCACAGGGAATAGagcaaaggggagagaggggaagatctGTAGAGATTCTTTATCTCACAGAGTCCTGCCCCAGCCCACCATTACCCAGCAGTCTTACCTGCTGGGAGCAAAGGCACAGAACTGAGGTGGAGAACAAGACTAAGACATTTTGACAGGGACCTGGGAATTGGGGACACCAAAGCTTAGAGGTAGAAGAGAGGCTGTGGCAGAGGCCCCTCCCAATACAGATCTGGCCTGCAGGCTCCCCCGGCTTTTATAGACCAGCCCAAGGAAGAATATTTCCAAGAAGTAGGGCGGGAGTTACTCATACCGTGCTCTGCCCAGGGAGACCCTCCTCCTATTGTCTCTTGGGCCAAGGTAAGACTCCCCAGTCCTGACTCAGCTCTACCTGGGTCCATGCCCACTGTTTCCCTGGCTGTGTTTTTGGAAAGGAGGTTCAGAGGCAACATGGGGAGGGCACCGGTTACTTGGAGAGATGAGTGGCCCCCTTGGTGAGGGGTGGCTGCCTGTGTCTTCAGGGCTGACCAGTGGTTCTGTAGGTGGGCCGGGGACTGCAGGAGGGCCAGGCCCAGGTGGACAGCAACAACAGCCTCCTCCTTCGACCCCTGACCAAGGAGGCCCATGGACGATGGGAATGCAGTGCCAGCAATGCTGTAGCCCATGTGACCACTTCTACCAATGTATACGTGCTGGGTTAGTGATCCGGGagtgggctggggctgggggagcCACATGAAACAGGAGATGAGAGTACTGTTTTGAAACAGGAGATGAGagtattgttttgagacaggagatgAGAGTATTGTTTTGGGAGGGGGTGTATAGATGGGGTTTGTGGGTATGGGAGTCCCCCAGGGTGATGGGTGGAGAACAGAATCTCCGACCTACTCTGCTTTTACCCTGATCACCCTTCCTCCCTCCGTTCCCCTACCCAGGCACCAGTCCCCATGTCGTCACCAATGTGTCTGTGGTACCCTTACCCAAGGGTGCCAATGTCTCTTGGGAGCCTGGCTTTGATGGTGGCTATCTGCAGAGATTCAGTGTCTGGTATACCCCACTGTGAGTGACCCATTCCTGACTTCACCCTGGACCTACCTGGCCCTCTGCCCTTTCTCCCAACCCTCTCTATGCCTAGTCACATGCTAGCTCTGCTGCCTTATTTTTATAGATTCTTAACATTCAGGGATGAGGTTCTGAGACTTTGGTGGTTGAGCAGAGGGGTGAGGTCAGCTCTCTGGACCCCATATTATCCTGATCTTCCTTGCTAATGAGATCTTCCTATATCCCCCAGAGCCAAGCGTCCTGACCGAGCCCACCATGACTGGGTATCTCTGGCTGTGCCTATGGGGGCTACACACCTCATAGTGCCAGGGCTGCAGGCTCACACACAGTATCAGTTCAGTGTCCTTGCTCagaacaagctgggcagtgggcCTTTCAGTGAGATTGTCCTGTCTATACCAGAAGGTAAGCGGTCCCCAGCTCTGTACGACACAGAAAAGGATGAGGAAGTGCAGGGTGGATGGGGGGGACCTGGGAGATGGGGCAGAGGTGTTGAGTGGCGTGGGCTTCAGATAGGGTCCAGAAGTGCTATAGCAGAATATGTGGGTGTTTGCGGCTGGGGAAGAACAGGGTGGTGGGACAAGATGAAGGACTTGGAGACTCCTAACCCTCCTATCCCtcgtttgtctgtctgtctctcctatTTAGGACTTCCTACCACACCAGCTGCCCCTAGACTTCCTCCAACAGAGATACCACCTCCTTTGTCCCCTCCTAGAGGTTTGGTGGCAGTGAGGACACCCCGGGGGGTACTTCTGCATTGGGATCCCCCAGAACTCATCCCTAACAGACTGGATGGCTACATCCTGGAGGGACGGCAAGGCTCCCAAGGCTGGGAGATCCTGGACCAAGGTGTGGCAGGCACGGAAATCCAGCTGCTGGTGCCTGGCCTCATCAAGGTATGTGCTGGAGGCGGCATATCGAGGCcagtctcctcttctttcctgctTCCGTCTTCTCATCCTGACTTGGTCATTTTCACCTCCTGTCCTACCTCATTCTTACCTCCCAACTGCAGTCTTCACAAAAGGGACTATGGTGGGCAGTGCTGGTCCTGATCTGCTCCATGGCCCTCCACCTCTAATCCCCAGGACGTTCTCTATGAGTTTCGCCTTGTGGCCTTTGCTGATAGCTACGTCAGTGACCCCAGCAACATAGCCAACATCTCCACTTCCGGTGAGAAGCAGTGGTGGTGTGGGATGAGAGTTGCTGGGGGTCTTATGGGGATTCTCCGCCCACTGATCCTCTGGCCTGTCCCTTTGCCCAGGCCTGGAGGTGTACCCTTCCCGCACACAGCTACCAGGACTCCTGCCCCAGCCTGTATTGGCTGGTGTTGTGGGTGGAGTCTGCTTCTTGGGCGTGGCAGTCCTTGTGAGcatcctggctgcctgcctcATGAATCGGCGCAGGGCTGCCCGACGCCACAGAAAACGTCTGCGCCAGGGTAGGTGTCATCACGCGCCTTCtctgggctctctctctccttcaccttCATCACTGGGATCCTGAAGTACTCCTAGGCCACTTGAAGGATTGACCATCTACCAGCTGTCTGTCCCTTTTGCATGGTCCTGGGGCAGCATCCTTCCATTCTGGTACCTGGCCCTGCACACATACCCTTTCCCCAGTTGGATGGGAATGGGGTTTAGGGTTACATTCCCTGGAGCTCCCGAGATCTTTACCCGgatcacttgctgctctcctGTCCTTACAGATCCAACTCTGATCTTCTCTCCATGTGGGAAGTCAGGCCCACAGTAAGTCCCTTTACCTTTTTTGGCTCCCTTCTGCCTTCCTACTGCTTCCTATGTTTACCTTCAGAAGGAATTGGAAATTCAAGGGAAGTGAGAATAGGCGTGTGTTGGCCCCAGCTCAGGGACTAGTCCTACACGGTTCCTCTTCCACTCCCACCGCCTGGCCCTGCCCTTGCTTGCTTTCCCTAGCTCTGCCCTGTTGTGTGACAGACCTTGCAAGGCCAGACCCCaatcttctgttcttcctcagctctgctcctggctcAAGCAGCCCTGACAGCGTGACCAAGTTCAAGCTCCAAGGCTCCCCAGTCCCCAGCCTACGCCAGAGTCTGCTCTGGGGGGAGCCTGCCCGACCACCTAGCCCTCACCCGGATTCTCCACTTGGTCGGGGACCTTTACCATTGGAGCCCATTTGCAGGGGCCCAGATGGGCGCTTTGTGATGGGACCCACTGTGGCCCCCCCACAAGAAAAGCTATGTCTGGAGCGGTCAGAACCTCGGACCTCAGCTAAACGCTTGGCCCAGTCCTTTGACTGTAGCAATAGCAGCCCCAGTGGGGTCCCACAGCCCCTCTGCATTACAGACATCAGCCCTGTGGGGCAGCCTCTTGCAGCCCTGCCTAGCCCCCCACCAGGTCCAGGACCCCTGCTTCAGTACCTGAGCCTACCCTTCTTCAGAGAGATGAATGTGGATGGGGACTGGCCACCTCTTGAGGAGCCCAGGCCTGCTCCACCTCCAGATTTCATGGATAGtcagcccagccccacctcaTCTTTCCTTCCACCACCTGACTCACCTCCTGCAAACCTCAGGGCAGTGTTTCCTGGAACACTGATGGGGGTCGGGGTCTCCTCAGAGCCCCCTTACACAGCTTTGGCTGACTGGACACTGAGGGAGCGGGTCTTGCCCGGCCTTCTCTCTGCTGCCCCTCGTGGCAGCCTCACCAGCCAGAGCAGTGGGAGGGGCAGTGCTTCCTTCCTGCGCCCTCCCTCCACAGCCCCCTCCGCAGGGGGAAGCTACCTcagtccagctccaggagacaCAAGCAGCTGGGCCAGTGGCCCTGAAAGGTGGCCCCGAAGGGAGCATGTGGTGACAGTCAGCAAAAGGTAAAGGCAGTAACTACCTGTTCTTGCCCAGGCCTTCCACCCTGCTCTGTCATTCCATATTGCCTCTAACCCCTGTCCCCCATACTCTTCACCTTCCATGGTCCATTCCCACCCTGAGACCAGAAGACCCCCTTATCTTGGAAGTTCTGCTGAGGTCCGTGAAGCACAATCTGATTTAGAAGACCCTAGGTTCATATTTTTCTGGTTACCGTCCACTTCTCCGACCACACCTCCCACCTGTCCTTTATAACAGGAGGAACACCTCTGTGGATGAGAACTATGAATGGGACTCGGAATTCCCGGGGGACATGGAGCTGCTGGAGTCTTGGCACCCGGGTTTGGCCAGTTCACGGCCCCATCCTGAACTTGAGCCAGAGTTAGGTGTGTGACCCTCTAAGCTGCACTCTCCCACGCCCACCCTCCCATGCTCTGAGCTGGTCTTTCTGTTTCCCAGGCAATTCCTGAGTGTCAGGCTCCCTGCCCTGGAGTGTCTCTTGCTCCCTAGACTCCCTGTGCTGCCCTTTGGAGCAGCCTCTGTCTGAGCCCTGCAGCCAGTGAGTCACGGCACATCTTCTCACACTGTCCTCTTTTCCCCTTGAAGGTGTCAAGACTCCAGAGGAGAGCTGTCTCCTGAACACCACCCATGCTCCTGGCCCTGAGGCCCGCTGTGCTGCCCTTCGGGAGGAATTCCTAGCTTTCCGCCGGCGCAGGGATGCTACCAGGACCCGGCTACCAGCCTATCAGCAGTCCATGTCTTACCCTGAGCAGGCCACTCTGCTATGAGCATGCTTAGTGTGAAACTAAGAAAGGCATATGGATCTGCAAAGGAGGCCAAGACCTTGGCTCCAACCTGGGGCACTGTCCCTACCTCTTTGTGTCATAGACCCTGATGGTGGCCTGGTGGCAGGCTTGGGTGAGCTTTGTATAGAGCAGATGTACTGACTCTTTGAGTCTGGGAGCTGAAcaggtgtgcgtgtgtgcgtgtgtgtgtgtgtttggggggggtgTTTATGGTGTGagtgcaggttttttttttttaaacaggtgaATAATAAAAGTCTGAAAAACATTTCTCTGTTACCTCTCTTTGTGTTTAAGAGAGGTGAGGAAGTCCCTGGATATGTACAGAGAGGGTTCTGAATGGGACACATTCAACAGTCATTCAAGAAAAGTTGTTATGTGCCCAGTAGAGATCTGCTGTTAGAATAGAAGGCATAGGAAAATAGAGAAATCATTGAGATAACGCCTTTGTCCTTGGGGAGCTCTTTCTAGTCAGCGAGGCCAACTACGGTCTGTGATAAAGCTGTAAGCTGGTTATCACATTGGCACAAAGAGTTCAGTTTCAGTCAATATTTAGTAAATACTTACAACATGTGGGATTTCCTGGGACACTCACAGGGGATCGACAGCATTCCCTGTGTGCCAGACAGCGCTCCGAGTTCTTTCCATGTGCCGTCTAAGTCTCCACCTCTTGGAGTTTATTTTGTAGACTGGGCACGGTGGCTAAAGGTGCTTTCGTAATTGACCAAAAGCCGCACAAGCAGGTAACAGGCAGAGCAGGTGACATGGCAGTGAAGGAAAACCCGCTTATGGGCAACTTGGCATTCTGTGGGTCTGAGCGGGACTTTGGGGAACAGAGAATGCAAAGGTCAGACTGGAactggttgttttttttaaatatcagccTCAACAGGGGACTCCACCATAacgtgaagaaagaaaaacattggtGGATTTTAAGTGGGGAACTTCACTAACTGGAGCTTGAAAAAGTAGGTGTTCTGGACACCTCTAAACTATTGCTGTCCACTCTAAGGGCAGAAAAGTGCCTACCAACTTTCTccacttgccccccccccccccaagatctAAGAAGAAATGTTAACTCATTAAATGGGAtatggatgagagagagaaaactgggtCTGAACCCAAGGTCCCAAGCCCTACCACACCC encodes:
- the Igsf9 gene encoding protein turtle homolog A isoform X1, with the translated sequence MIWCLRLTILSLIISQGADGRRKPEVVSVVGRAGESAVLGCDLLPPAGRPPLHVIEWLRFGLLLPIFIQFGLYSPRIDPDYVGRVRLQTGASLQIEGLRVEDQGWYECRVLFLDKHSPEQDFANGSWVHLTVNSPPQFQETPPLVLEVKELEAVTLRCVARGSPQPYVTWKFRGQDLGKGQGQVQVQNGTLWIRRVERDSAGDYTCQASSTEGSVTHATQLLVLGPPVIVVPPNNSTVNASRDVSLACRAEAYPANLTYSWFQDGVNVFHISRLQSRVRILVDGSLWLHATQPDDAGHYTCVPSNGFLHPPSASAYLTVLYPAQVTVMPPETPLPIGMRGVIRCPVRANPPLLFVTWTKDGQALQLDKFPGWSLGSEGSLVIALGNEDALGEYSCTPYNSLGTAGPSPVTRVLLKAPPAFIDQPKEEYFQEVGRELLIPCSAQGDPPPIVSWAKVGRGLQEGQAQVDSNNSLLLRPLTKEAHGRWECSASNAVAHVTTSTNVYVLGTSPHVVTNVSVVPLPKGANVSWEPGFDGGYLQRFSVWYTPLAKRPDRAHHDWVSLAVPMGATHLIVPGLQAHTQYQFSVLAQNKLGSGPFSEIVLSIPEGLPTTPAAPRLPPTEIPPPLSPPRGLVAVRTPRGVLLHWDPPELIPNRLDGYILEGRQGSQGWEILDQGVAGTEIQLLVPGLIKDVLYEFRLVAFADSYVSDPSNIANISTSGLEVYPSRTQLPGLLPQPVLAGVVGGVCFLGVAVLVSILAACLMNRRRAARRHRKRLRQDPTLIFSPCGKSGPHSAPGSSSPDSVTKFKLQGSPVPSLRQSLLWGEPARPPSPHPDSPLGRGPLPLEPICRGPDGRFVMGPTVAPPQEKLCLERSEPRTSAKRLAQSFDCSNSSPSGVPQPLCITDISPVGQPLAALPSPPPGPGPLLQYLSLPFFREMNVDGDWPPLEEPRPAPPPDFMDSQPSPTSSFLPPPDSPPANLRAVFPGTLMGVGVSSEPPYTALADWTLRERVLPGLLSAAPRGSLTSQSSGRGSASFLRPPSTAPSAGGSYLSPAPGDTSSWASGPERWPRREHVVTVSKRRNTSVDENYEWDSEFPGDMELLESWHPGLASSRPHPELEPELGVKTPEESCLLNTTHAPGPEARCAALREEFLAFRRRRDATRTRLPAYQQSMSYPEQATLL
- the Igsf9 gene encoding protein turtle homolog A isoform X2; this encodes MIWCLRLTILSLIISQGADGRVRLQTGASLQIEGLRVEDQGWYECRVLFLDKHSPEQDFANGSWVHLTVNSPPQFQETPPLVLEVKELEAVTLRCVARGSPQPYVTWKFRGQDLGKGQGQVQVQNGTLWIRRVERDSAGDYTCQASSTEGSVTHATQLLVLGPPVIVVPPNNSTVNASRDVSLACRAEAYPANLTYSWFQDGVNVFHISRLQSRVRILVDGSLWLHATQPDDAGHYTCVPSNGFLHPPSASAYLTVLYPAQVTVMPPETPLPIGMRGVIRCPVRANPPLLFVTWTKDGQALQLDKFPGWSLGSEGSLVIALGNEDALGEYSCTPYNSLGTAGPSPVTRVLLKAPPAFIDQPKEEYFQEVGRELLIPCSAQGDPPPIVSWAKVGRGLQEGQAQVDSNNSLLLRPLTKEAHGRWECSASNAVAHVTTSTNVYVLGTSPHVVTNVSVVPLPKGANVSWEPGFDGGYLQRFSVWYTPLAKRPDRAHHDWVSLAVPMGATHLIVPGLQAHTQYQFSVLAQNKLGSGPFSEIVLSIPEGLPTTPAAPRLPPTEIPPPLSPPRGLVAVRTPRGVLLHWDPPELIPNRLDGYILEGRQGSQGWEILDQGVAGTEIQLLVPGLIKDVLYEFRLVAFADSYVSDPSNIANISTSGLEVYPSRTQLPGLLPQPVLAGVVGGVCFLGVAVLVSILAACLMNRRRAARRHRKRLRQDPTLIFSPCGKSGPHSAPGSSSPDSVTKFKLQGSPVPSLRQSLLWGEPARPPSPHPDSPLGRGPLPLEPICRGPDGRFVMGPTVAPPQEKLCLERSEPRTSAKRLAQSFDCSNSSPSGVPQPLCITDISPVGQPLAALPSPPPGPGPLLQYLSLPFFREMNVDGDWPPLEEPRPAPPPDFMDSQPSPTSSFLPPPDSPPANLRAVFPGTLMGVGVSSEPPYTALADWTLRERVLPGLLSAAPRGSLTSQSSGRGSASFLRPPSTAPSAGGSYLSPAPGDTSSWASGPERWPRREHVVTVSKRRNTSVDENYEWDSEFPGDMELLESWHPGLASSRPHPELEPELGVKTPEESCLLNTTHAPGPEARCAALREEFLAFRRRRDATRTRLPAYQQSMSYPEQATLL
- the Igsf9 gene encoding protein turtle homolog A isoform X3; the encoded protein is MPLSLAAPPQFQETPPLVLEVKELEAVTLRCVARGSPQPYVTWKFRGQDLGKGQGQVQVQNGTLWIRRVERDSAGDYTCQASSTEGSVTHATQLLVLGPPVIVVPPNNSTVNASRDVSLACRAEAYPANLTYSWFQDGVNVFHISRLQSRVRILVDGSLWLHATQPDDAGHYTCVPSNGFLHPPSASAYLTVLYPAQVTVMPPETPLPIGMRGVIRCPVRANPPLLFVTWTKDGQALQLDKFPGWSLGSEGSLVIALGNEDALGEYSCTPYNSLGTAGPSPVTRVLLKAPPAFIDQPKEEYFQEVGRELLIPCSAQGDPPPIVSWAKVGRGLQEGQAQVDSNNSLLLRPLTKEAHGRWECSASNAVAHVTTSTNVYVLGTSPHVVTNVSVVPLPKGANVSWEPGFDGGYLQRFSVWYTPLAKRPDRAHHDWVSLAVPMGATHLIVPGLQAHTQYQFSVLAQNKLGSGPFSEIVLSIPEGLPTTPAAPRLPPTEIPPPLSPPRGLVAVRTPRGVLLHWDPPELIPNRLDGYILEGRQGSQGWEILDQGVAGTEIQLLVPGLIKDVLYEFRLVAFADSYVSDPSNIANISTSGLEVYPSRTQLPGLLPQPVLAGVVGGVCFLGVAVLVSILAACLMNRRRAARRHRKRLRQDPTLIFSPCGKSGPHSAPGSSSPDSVTKFKLQGSPVPSLRQSLLWGEPARPPSPHPDSPLGRGPLPLEPICRGPDGRFVMGPTVAPPQEKLCLERSEPRTSAKRLAQSFDCSNSSPSGVPQPLCITDISPVGQPLAALPSPPPGPGPLLQYLSLPFFREMNVDGDWPPLEEPRPAPPPDFMDSQPSPTSSFLPPPDSPPANLRAVFPGTLMGVGVSSEPPYTALADWTLRERVLPGLLSAAPRGSLTSQSSGRGSASFLRPPSTAPSAGGSYLSPAPGDTSSWASGPERWPRREHVVTVSKRRNTSVDENYEWDSEFPGDMELLESWHPGLASSRPHPELEPELGVKTPEESCLLNTTHAPGPEARCAALREEFLAFRRRRDATRTRLPAYQQSMSYPEQATLL